The genomic stretch AGGGCCGGGGGGGACGCCAAAGGAACGTCGACGGTGATCACCACAACAGCTCCGCAGATGGGAAACCGCAGTccccatcagcagcagcgtctgCAGCTCTTGCAGGAggcccagcagctggaggcggcccaccagcaccatcaccaccTGAGGCACGAGCAGCATCTGCGTGCGGAGCTCGAGGGGAACCATAAGCCGCCGTCTGTGGGCGTCGGACCTGGAGCTGCCACGGCCATGAAGCTATTCGATCAGCAGCTGCCGCCGGCGGCCacgggacagcagcagcaccatttGCGTCATCACAACCGCCACCACGTGACCTGGGAGCAGAGAGTCTTCCCCTCGCTGCGTCACCAGCAGCACCGCCTGGCCATGAGCTCCACTCCAAGACCCGCCGTCACCACCGAGGCCCCCCATCCACCCCACTCGATGATGGGCAATCACAGTCGCTACTTCGATCGCGATGGAATATACCCGCCATGGGCTGAGCCCAGGTCTACGCGGGGACCCAACTGGCGGCAGGAGGTGGACACCTCCTCcgaggacgatgacgatgacgatgatgacgacgacgatgatgaggactacgagtacgaggagGACTCCGGCTCCAATGCTGTCGACGAAGAGTTGGCCCGACAAATGCCGCGCTATTCGCTCTTCAGTCAGAAGCTGCCGCACATCGAGtcgaaggaggaggagtacgATGCCTACGACCAGTCCGACGAATCGGACATGAATTCCAGCAGGAACAAGCATCCCAGTGTGGGTAATTCACATGAGAAGGCTGCGGCCAAGAGGAACATCTTCGACTGGCTCTTCAAGAGggacaaggagaaggagcagaacCTGGAGCAGGACAAGCAGAAGACCCATAGGGACCGTGCTCTGGTGGTAGTCAGGAAGCCGCACACGACAGAGAGACCCACAGAGAAGACCACGGAGAAGCCCACAGTGAAGCCAAAGCTGCAGCTAATCGACGCCAATCTCCAGGAGGTGGACGAGGAGGACTCCTCCGACGACACCGACCCCGACACCGACgcagactccgactccgaggAGAGCTTCTCCAACGAGCAGTGGAACAAAATCGAGCACGAGCACCATCtcaagcagcagaagcaccagAAGGAGCTGCAGGCCCTGCGGGAGACCAGTCGCAACACCCCGCTCATAAGGGGAGCCTCTTACAACATTGAGAATGAGGTGAGTCGTTGGGGTCTGGCATTGCGCCCATTGTATGCGCTGATAAGGCGGCGTCTCATCTCCGTCCACAGATTCCATGATGTCATtagc from Drosophila pseudoobscura strain MV-25-SWS-2005 chromosome 4, UCI_Dpse_MV25, whole genome shotgun sequence encodes the following:
- the Pvf3 gene encoding RNA polymerase-associated protein LEO1 isoform X6 codes for the protein MAMPPQGGGGGSGGPLTPKFVVILLVLVPLIRAGGDAKGTSTVITTTAPQMGNRSPHQQQRLQLLQEAQQLEAAHQHHHHLRHEQHLRAELEGNHKPPSVGVGPGAATAMKLFDQQLPPAATGQQQHHLRHHNRHHVTWEQRVFPSLRHQQHRLAMSSTPRPAVTTEAPHPPHSMMGNHSRYFDRDGIYPPWAEPRSTRGPNWRQEVDTSSEDDDDDDDDDDDDEDYEYEEDSGSNAVDEELARQMPRYSLFSQKLPHIESKEEEYDAYDQSDESDMNSSRNKHPSVGNSHEKAAAKRNIFDWLFKRDKEKEQNLEQDKQKTHRDRALVVVRKPHTTERPTEKTTEKPTVKPKLQLIDANLQEVDEEDSSDDTDPDTDADSDSEESFSNEQWNKIEHEHHLKQQKHQKELQALRETSRNTPLIRGASYNIENEIP
- the Pvf3 gene encoding uncharacterized protein Pvf3 isoform X1 is translated as MAMPPQGGGGGSGGPLTPKFVVILLVLVPLIRAGGDAKGTSTVITTTAPQMGNRSPHQQQRLQLLQEAQQLEAAHQHHHHLRHEQHLRAELEGNHKPPSVGVGPGAATAMKLFDQQLPPAATGQQQHHLRHHNRHHVTWEQRVFPSLRHQQHRLAMSSTPRPAVTTEAPHPPHSMMGNHSRYFDRDGIYPPWAEPRSTRGPNWRQEVDTSSEDDDDDDDDDDDDEDYEYEEDSGSNAVDEELARQMPRYSLFSQKLPHIESKEEEYDAYDQSDESDMNSSRNKHPSVGNSHEKAAAKRNIFDWLFKRDKEKEQNLEQDKQKTHRDRALVVVRKPHTTERPTEKTTEKPTVKPKLQLIDANLQEVDEEDSSDDTDPDTDADSDSEESFSNEQWNKIEHEHHLKQQKHQKELQALRETSRNTPLIRGASYNIENEVSAAKTLEDGNDGHDVENIYSPNYITGKLTQRKEEQLGTPEAALKARRQQALMQKRERALAQAHMHQVMADATCRVPQPRCQRVQQDPSKIYTPHCTVLHRCSEDSGCCPSRTQICAAKSTHNVELHFFVKSNKQHRPIIEKRTFVNHTECHCIERSNFKEDAVALASTSIVRATILSCTCPRSFEVILQDNGQCRCDCSSGNYDCDWLKRGNEHFAVDDRKCIKHGGCKPPTCEYGHYMDKHGRCPKQHEQPVYNAMS
- the Pvf3 gene encoding uncharacterized protein Pvf3 isoform X4; translation: MAMPPQGGGGGSGGPLTPKFVVILLVLVPLIRAGGDAKGTSTVITTTAPQMGNRSPHQQQRLQLLQEAQQLEAAHQHHHHLRHEQHLRAELEGNHKPPSVGVGPGAATAMKLFDQQLPPAATGQQQHHLRHHNRHHVTWEQRVFPSLRHQQHRLAMSSTPRPAVTTEAPHPPHSMMGNHSRYFDRDGIYPPWAEPRSTRGPNWRQEVDTSSEDDDDDDDDDDDDEDYEYEEDSGSNAVDEELARQMPRYSLFSQKLPHIESKEEEYDAYDQSDESDMNSSRNKHPSVGNSHEKAAAKRNIFDWLFKRDKEKEQNLEQDKQKTHRDRALVVVRKPHTTERPTEKTTEKPTVKPKLQLIDANLQEVDEEDSSDDTDPDTDADSDSEESFSNEQWNKIEHEHHLKQQKHQKELQALRETSRNTPLIRGASYNIENEVKSNKQHRPIIEKRTFVNHTECHCIERSNFKEDAVALASTSIVRATILSCTCPRSFEVILQDNGQCRCDCSSGNYDCDWLKRGNEHFAVDDRKCIKHGGCKPPTCEYGHYMDKHGRCPKQHEQPVYNAMS
- the Pvf3 gene encoding stress response protein NST1 isoform X2 yields the protein MAMPPQGGGGGSGGPLTPKFVVILLVLVPLIRAGGDAKGTSTVITTTAPQMGNRSPHQQQRLQLLQEAQQLEAAHQHHHHLRHEQHLRAELEGNHKPPSVGVGPGAATAMKLFDQQLPPAATGQQQHHLRHHNRHHVTWEQRVFPSLRHQQHRLAMSSTPRPAVTTEAPHPPHSMMGNHSRYFDRDGIYPPWAEPRSTRGPNWRQEVDTSSEDDDDDDDDDDDDEDYEYEEDSGSNAVDEELARQMPRYSLFSQKLPHIESKEEEYDAYDQSDESDMNSSRNKHPSVGNSHEKAAAKRNIFDWLFKRDKEKEQNLEQDKQKTHRDRALVVVRKPHTTERPTEKTTEKPTVKPKLQLIDANLQEVDEEDSSDDTDPDTDADSDSEESFSNEQWNKIEHEHHLKQQKHQKELQALRETSRNTPLIRGASYNIENEDVENIYSPNYITGKLTQRKEEQLGTPEAALKARRQQALMQKRERALAQAHMHQVMADATCRVPQPRCQRVQQDPSKIYTPHCTVLHRCSEDSGCCPSRTQICAAKSTHNVELHFFVKSNKQHRPIIEKRTFVNHTECHCIERSNFKEDAVALASTSIVRATILSCTCPRSFEVILQDNGQCRCDCSSGNYDCDWLKRGNEHFAVDDRKCIKHGGCKPPTCEYGHYMDKHGRCPKQHEQPVYNAMS